Proteins from a genomic interval of Deltaproteobacteria bacterium:
- a CDS encoding radical SAM protein — MTRRSFLEKAVKLYFSIGLPSLLLDFGKAEASLNGGTAFEPAYLKLHKTGELKKRAEKLWAIMESCRLCPRRCRVNRHKGMRGVCRAPGTQLVISASHPHFGEERPLVGRRGSGTIFLTHCNLRCVFCQNWEIAHLGRGAERSIDDFATMMLELQRIGCHNINLVTPTHYSAHILKAIDIAAGRGLRLPIVYNTSGWERLEIVKLLDGIVDIYLPDFKYWDSKMSAKYSYKAESYPEITAKAILEMHRQVGVAKPAKDGIMQRGLMIRHLVMPNNTGGSENVMEWIARNLPKDTFVNIMAQYNPLYKAYDYPKISRRITRKEYVSVVKKAKDLGLTNLDIQGYWWLKG, encoded by the coding sequence ATGACACGAAGATCTTTTCTGGAAAAGGCGGTCAAACTCTATTTCTCAATAGGGTTGCCTTCCCTTTTACTTGATTTCGGTAAGGCAGAAGCTTCCCTTAATGGGGGCACAGCTTTTGAACCGGCATACCTCAAACTTCACAAAACAGGGGAGCTTAAAAAGCGGGCGGAAAAACTCTGGGCCATTATGGAAAGCTGCCGGCTCTGTCCGAGAAGATGCAGAGTTAATCGCCATAAAGGGATGCGCGGAGTCTGCCGGGCACCCGGCACACAACTTGTTATTTCAGCCTCTCATCCCCACTTTGGCGAAGAACGACCCCTCGTGGGAAGGCGCGGTTCAGGGACAATCTTTTTAACCCATTGCAATTTACGGTGTGTATTTTGTCAAAACTGGGAAATAGCCCACCTTGGCAGGGGGGCTGAAAGAAGTATTGATGATTTCGCCACAATGATGCTTGAGCTGCAAAGAATCGGTTGTCACAATATAAATCTTGTGACGCCGACGCATTATTCGGCACATATCCTTAAGGCTATTGACATCGCTGCAGGGCGGGGTTTAAGGCTGCCCATTGTATACAACACCTCCGGATGGGAACGTCTTGAAATCGTCAAGCTTCTCGATGGAATCGTTGATATCTACCTTCCTGATTTCAAATACTGGGACAGTAAAATGTCGGCCAAATATTCCTATAAAGCAGAGAGTTATCCTGAAATTACGGCTAAAGCAATCCTTGAGATGCACCGTCAGGTGGGTGTGGCAAAACCTGCAAAAGACGGGATTATGCAAAGAGGCCTCATGATTCGGCACCTGGTTATGCCCAATAATACAGGTGGCTCGGAAAATGTGATGGAGTGGATAGCCCGAAATTTGCCGAAAGACACCTTTGTTAATATTATGGCACAGTATAATCCGCTCTATAAAGCCTATGATTATCCGAAGATATCAAGGAGAATTACGAGAAAAGAATATGTATCGGTTGTAAAAAAAGCAAAAGATTTGGGGCTTACCAATCTTGATATTCAGGGATACTGGTGGTTGAAAGGATGA